From one Aggregicoccus sp. 17bor-14 genomic stretch:
- a CDS encoding inorganic diphosphatase: protein MAGLDFTGLPTYGKGGSVHVVVESPRGSTVKLKFEPKLGAFTVARPLVLGLRYPYDWGFIPGTRGPDGDPLDALVRWDVSSYPGVVLPCRAVGLLKVEQRAKGGGRERNDRLLCVPVAAPRDEQILRLQDVSRRELDEIAHFFLAVVALANKDAEVLGWEGAKAAGALVAESRRP from the coding sequence GTGGCGGGGCTGGACTTCACCGGGCTGCCCACCTACGGCAAGGGGGGCAGCGTGCACGTGGTGGTGGAGAGCCCGCGCGGCTCCACCGTGAAGCTCAAGTTCGAGCCGAAGCTGGGCGCCTTCACCGTGGCGCGCCCGCTCGTGCTCGGGCTGCGCTACCCCTACGACTGGGGCTTCATCCCCGGCACGCGCGGCCCGGACGGTGACCCGCTGGACGCGCTGGTGCGCTGGGACGTCTCCAGCTACCCGGGCGTGGTGCTGCCCTGCCGCGCGGTGGGGCTGCTCAAGGTGGAGCAGCGCGCGAAGGGTGGCGGGCGCGAGCGCAACGACCGGCTCCTGTGCGTGCCGGTGGCGGCGCCGCGCGACGAGCAGATCCTGCGCCTGCAGGACGTCTCGCGCCGCGAGCTGGACGAGATCGCCCACTTCTTCCTCGCCGTCGTCGCGCTCGCGAACAAGGACGCCGAGGTGCTGGGCTGGGAGGGGGCCAAGGCCGCCGGCGCGCTCGTCGCCGAGTCGCGGCGGCCCTAG
- a CDS encoding Hsp70 family protein, whose translation MSPPALPSVPPSVPPRACGLDFGTSNTAAALPDGTVLRVAPQAEEARLFRSVLFFPEDEREVYAGAGAIARYLEDNAGRFIQSVKSFLHTRSFQSTLIRGRTWSIEDLVALLLRRVRESGALPERVVLGRPALFSHEPAADALAEGRLLRAAHLAGFTEVQFLIEPIAAALAYEASLTRDELVLVADFGAGTTDLTLMRLGPTRRGAKDRRPDVVGSTGLRIGGDRFDAEIMRHALLPHFGAGTSYQVRGSFSQKRLPIPQHVLGKLLSWHEMSFIREKATQQLIDEMLETSDRPQAIQALHDLVMENLGYRLFRAIEAVKVRLSRDEEAELHFEEARIHIRERITRAQFDRFCEPLLQELDACAAGLVERHADAGSIDAVFLTGGSSQIPAVRERFVRRFGEARVRTADAFTSVAEGLGRASAALG comes from the coding sequence ATGAGTCCCCCTGCCCTCCCTTCGGTGCCCCCGTCAGTGCCCCCGCGCGCCTGCGGCCTCGACTTTGGAACCAGCAACACGGCGGCCGCGCTGCCGGACGGCACCGTGCTGCGCGTGGCGCCGCAGGCCGAGGAGGCGCGGCTCTTCCGCTCGGTGCTCTTCTTCCCGGAGGACGAGCGCGAGGTGTACGCGGGCGCGGGCGCCATCGCGCGCTACCTCGAGGACAACGCGGGCCGCTTCATCCAGTCGGTGAAGAGCTTCCTGCACACGCGCTCCTTCCAGAGCACCCTCATCCGCGGGCGCACCTGGAGCATCGAGGACCTGGTGGCGCTGCTGCTCCGGCGCGTGCGCGAGAGCGGGGCCCTGCCCGAGCGCGTGGTGCTGGGGCGCCCCGCGCTCTTCAGCCACGAGCCCGCGGCGGACGCGCTCGCGGAAGGGAGGCTCCTGCGCGCGGCGCACCTCGCGGGCTTCACCGAGGTGCAGTTCCTCATCGAGCCCATCGCGGCGGCGCTCGCGTACGAGGCCAGCCTCACGCGGGACGAGCTGGTGCTGGTGGCGGACTTCGGCGCGGGCACCACGGACCTCACGCTGATGCGGCTGGGGCCCACGCGCCGGGGCGCGAAGGACCGGCGTCCGGACGTGGTGGGCAGCACCGGCCTGCGCATCGGCGGAGACCGCTTCGACGCGGAGATCATGCGCCACGCGCTCCTGCCCCACTTCGGCGCGGGGACGAGCTACCAGGTGCGCGGCTCCTTCAGCCAGAAGCGCCTGCCCATCCCGCAGCACGTGCTGGGCAAGCTGCTGAGCTGGCACGAGATGTCCTTCATCCGCGAGAAGGCCACGCAGCAGCTCATCGACGAGATGCTCGAGACGAGCGACCGGCCGCAGGCGATTCAGGCGCTGCACGACCTGGTGATGGAGAACCTGGGCTACCGGCTCTTTCGCGCCATCGAGGCGGTGAAGGTGCGGCTCAGCCGCGACGAGGAGGCGGAGCTGCACTTCGAGGAGGCGCGCATCCACATCCGCGAGCGCATCACGCGCGCGCAGTTCGACCGCTTCTGCGAGCCGCTGCTGCAGGAGCTCGACGCGTGCGCCGCGGGCCTGGTGGAGCGGCACGCGGATGCCGGGAGCATCGACGCGGTGTTCCTCACCGGCGGCTCCTCGCAGATTCCCGCCGTGCGCGAGCGCTTCGTGCGCCGCTTCGGCGAGGCGCGCGTGCGCACCGCGGACGCGTTCACCTCCGTGGCCGAGGGCCTGGGACGCGCGAGCGCGGCGCTCGGCTAG
- a CDS encoding nitrous oxide reductase family maturation protein NosD, whose protein sequence is MHFRTRLLGLLVIASGALSACQQGGGADTQAPDSLSGETTAPGNTAPTAPTTPGTGTGTGTVTTPPTTTPTPTPTPAPAVKYTREWVVAPTGSDSSAGSAAAPFRTIGKALSVVSPGERITVKAGTYAERISIEDSVKAGTQSAPIRLQGEGMPRIVPGNSSSSMVAVRKPYWQLDGFDVDAQGTNKLGVVFYDATTTGSVLSGSKVHNGKAGAAVTTFQYATGVTIENNEIYDYWIDGQDSHGVLVQYSSKDITVRGNKIHNVSGDSVQCIGPEDYSTLPPADGVLIEGNDMSANYENGFDIKTCYNVTIRKNVIHDFTQTGGCSGVVHMSAANVLIEDNDFFNVGKAIAIGGNHYGPVPNKVVVRKNRIRDVIKDSTREGNAIRLENSESAEVVNNTIIRVGNAAVMLGGGTGGATSNLKVYNNILQGAEALHVGSMAPGLSAGNNLYVSSAKFYVSGSGTLGFSAWTGLGKDVGSVEGALELSTDGLFTPGANAVDRGRNLGLAYCGAAPDLGAVETGCP, encoded by the coding sequence ATGCACTTTCGTACGCGCCTGCTCGGTCTCCTGGTCATCGCCTCGGGCGCGCTGAGCGCCTGCCAGCAGGGCGGTGGAGCAGACACCCAGGCACCGGACTCCCTGAGCGGCGAGACGACGGCGCCGGGGAACACCGCGCCGACGGCGCCGACCACGCCGGGCACCGGCACCGGGACGGGCACGGTGACGACGCCCCCCACCACCACCCCGACGCCCACGCCCACCCCTGCGCCCGCGGTGAAGTACACGCGCGAGTGGGTGGTGGCGCCCACCGGCAGCGACAGCAGCGCGGGCAGCGCGGCGGCGCCCTTCCGCACCATCGGCAAGGCGCTGAGCGTGGTCTCTCCAGGTGAGCGCATCACCGTGAAGGCCGGCACCTACGCGGAGCGCATCAGCATCGAGGACTCCGTGAAGGCGGGCACGCAGTCCGCCCCCATCCGGCTGCAGGGCGAGGGGATGCCCAGGATCGTCCCCGGCAACAGCAGCTCCTCGATGGTCGCCGTCCGCAAGCCCTACTGGCAGCTCGACGGCTTCGACGTGGACGCGCAGGGCACCAACAAGCTCGGCGTCGTCTTCTACGACGCGACCACCACGGGCTCGGTGCTCTCCGGCTCCAAGGTGCACAACGGCAAGGCGGGCGCCGCGGTGACCACCTTCCAGTACGCGACCGGCGTCACCATCGAGAACAACGAGATCTACGACTACTGGATCGACGGCCAGGACAGCCACGGCGTGCTGGTGCAGTACTCGAGCAAGGACATCACGGTCCGCGGCAACAAGATCCACAACGTCTCGGGTGACTCGGTGCAGTGCATCGGGCCCGAGGACTACAGCACCCTGCCTCCGGCGGACGGCGTCCTCATCGAGGGCAACGACATGTCCGCGAACTACGAGAACGGGTTCGACATCAAGACTTGCTACAACGTGACGATCCGCAAGAATGTCATCCACGACTTCACGCAGACCGGCGGCTGCTCGGGCGTGGTGCACATGTCCGCGGCGAACGTGCTCATCGAGGACAACGACTTCTTCAACGTGGGCAAGGCGATCGCCATCGGTGGCAACCACTACGGCCCCGTCCCCAACAAGGTCGTGGTGCGCAAGAACCGCATCCGGGACGTCATCAAGGACAGCACCCGCGAGGGCAACGCGATCCGCCTGGAGAACTCGGAGAGCGCCGAGGTGGTGAACAACACCATCATCCGCGTGGGTAACGCCGCGGTGATGCTGGGCGGCGGCACGGGCGGCGCGACGAGCAACCTCAAGGTCTACAACAACATCCTGCAGGGCGCCGAGGCGCTGCACGTGGGCTCGATGGCACCGGGCCTCTCGGCGGGCAACAACCTGTACGTGAGCAGCGCGAAGTTCTACGTGAGCGGCTCGGGCACGCTGGGCTTCTCGGCGTGGACGGGGCTGGGCAAGGACGTGGGCTCGGTGGAGGGTGCGCTGGAGCTGTCCACGGACGGCCTCTTCACGCCCGGCGCGAACGCGGTCGACCGCGGCCGCAACCTGGGGCTCGCCTACTGCGGCGCGGCGCCGGACCTCGGCGCGGTCGAGACCGGCTGCCCGTAA
- a CDS encoding glycosyltransferase codes for MRIGILMNLAPRKLGSFEGWIVALAREARRRGHALDVFGRTPAHPTFLQQLEELGAGWFDVKELEAALIPGIARLSRYDVLHVNMYVPRSRIALMAYAAYPARVVFVDHTSGPVPSTAAPERPLAALLKRAADAVTMVRVDSIAGVSDYVRERNMKRWRLPAERVRTIYNGVDTRRFLSKEEFFSTAPQPTPAQPERVQLTTVAYLIKEKGVHSLVQAISRMQHGARVHLRVVGDGPELPRLKALAESLGLGERVEFAGLRDDVHALLEKTDIFVHPAIWAEAFGLTIAEAMSNGCAVVASRIGGIPELIAHGQTGLLFEPGNVADLAQQLDSLVQNPALRRSLGRAARARTEERFNLSSCAEQHIGWCEEAFVRKERRSRLPLP; via the coding sequence ATGCGGATCGGCATTCTGATGAACCTGGCCCCGCGCAAGCTGGGCTCCTTCGAGGGGTGGATCGTGGCGCTCGCGCGCGAGGCGCGCCGGCGCGGCCACGCGCTGGACGTGTTCGGGCGCACGCCCGCGCACCCCACCTTCCTCCAGCAGCTCGAGGAGCTGGGCGCAGGCTGGTTCGACGTGAAGGAGCTCGAGGCGGCGCTCATCCCGGGCATCGCGCGGCTCTCGCGCTACGACGTGCTGCACGTGAACATGTACGTGCCGCGCAGCCGCATCGCGCTCATGGCCTATGCGGCCTACCCCGCGCGCGTCGTCTTCGTGGACCACACCTCGGGCCCCGTGCCCTCCACCGCCGCGCCCGAGCGCCCGCTCGCGGCGCTGCTCAAGCGCGCGGCGGACGCCGTCACCATGGTGCGCGTGGACAGCATCGCGGGCGTGAGCGACTACGTGCGCGAGCGCAACATGAAGCGCTGGCGCCTGCCGGCCGAGCGCGTGCGCACCATCTACAACGGCGTGGACACCCGCCGCTTCCTCTCCAAGGAGGAGTTCTTCTCCACCGCGCCGCAGCCCACGCCGGCGCAGCCCGAGCGCGTGCAGCTCACCACCGTGGCCTACCTCATCAAGGAGAAGGGCGTGCACAGCCTGGTGCAGGCCATCTCCCGCATGCAGCACGGCGCCCGGGTGCACCTGCGCGTGGTGGGCGACGGCCCCGAGCTGCCGCGGCTCAAGGCGCTGGCCGAGTCGCTGGGCCTGGGCGAGCGCGTGGAGTTCGCGGGGCTGCGCGACGACGTCCACGCGCTGCTCGAGAAGACGGACATCTTCGTGCACCCGGCCATCTGGGCGGAGGCCTTCGGGCTCACCATCGCCGAGGCGATGAGCAACGGGTGCGCCGTGGTGGCCAGCCGCATCGGCGGCATCCCCGAGCTCATCGCGCACGGGCAGACGGGGCTGCTCTTCGAGCCGGGCAACGTGGCGGACCTCGCGCAGCAGCTGGACAGCCTGGTGCAGAACCCCGCGCTGCGCCGCAGCCTCGGCCGCGCCGCGCGCGCCCGCACCGAGGAGCGCTTCAACCTGAGCAGCTGCGCGGAGCAGCACATCGGCTGGTGCGAGGAGGCCTTCGTGCGCAAGGAGCGCCGCAGCCGCCTCCCGCTGCCGTAG
- a CDS encoding lipopolysaccharide biosynthesis protein yields the protein MSHAVQTQTQSFFGKVGPLVLARGFTALLTLSIPLVLARTMALSEYGTYKQLFLILMTLYYVLPFGMAQALYFFVPRAEDKRPYFGQTLLFLTVTGAVAAGVLGLATGALARHFHNPDLANYRWSQAVYLVCMMASFTLEISLMTQGRTKQAALAYLVSDAVRALAMVVPVLLGYGLHGLMVAVAAYAALRYAAAWTLVLKSGKGALWNARFFKEQLVYAAPFGAAMLLGIPQQYAHQFAVSSLTSPEAFAIYAVACFQLPIVDLLYTPISEVLMVRLGELDHEGRVHEGVALFRESVAKLSLAFFPLAAFLCAAAPEFIGALFGQKFLAAVPLFRVSVLGVALSILPVDGVLRARKETRHIFRAYLVKALATVPLVYFGVKGLGMMGGILSWVGAEAIGKAVLLSRVPRALSSPGHTVTFRGLLPRRELLQALGAAVAAGLAIPLMRALSPELPLSGGMLGRALPLVTASLVFALGYLVALQAAGVRPVAVLASFRKKG from the coding sequence ATGAGTCACGCAGTGCAGACGCAGACCCAGTCCTTCTTCGGCAAGGTGGGGCCGCTGGTGCTCGCGCGGGGCTTCACCGCCCTGCTCACGCTCAGCATCCCGCTGGTGCTCGCGCGCACCATGGCGCTGAGCGAGTACGGCACCTACAAGCAGCTCTTCCTCATCCTGATGACGCTGTACTACGTGCTGCCCTTCGGGATGGCGCAGGCGCTCTACTTCTTCGTGCCGCGCGCCGAGGACAAGCGCCCCTACTTCGGCCAGACGCTGCTCTTCCTCACCGTCACCGGGGCGGTGGCGGCCGGGGTGCTGGGGCTCGCCACCGGGGCGCTCGCGCGCCACTTCCACAACCCGGACCTGGCGAACTACCGCTGGAGCCAGGCGGTGTACCTGGTGTGCATGATGGCCAGCTTCACGCTGGAGATCTCCCTGATGACCCAGGGGCGCACGAAGCAGGCGGCGCTCGCCTACCTCGTGTCGGACGCCGTGCGCGCGCTCGCCATGGTGGTGCCGGTGCTGCTGGGCTACGGGCTGCACGGGCTGATGGTGGCGGTGGCGGCGTACGCGGCCCTGCGCTACGCGGCCGCGTGGACGCTGGTGCTCAAGAGCGGCAAGGGCGCGCTCTGGAACGCGCGCTTCTTCAAGGAGCAGCTGGTGTACGCCGCGCCCTTCGGCGCCGCGATGCTGCTGGGCATCCCGCAGCAGTACGCGCACCAGTTCGCGGTGAGCAGCCTCACCAGCCCCGAGGCCTTCGCCATCTACGCGGTGGCCTGCTTCCAGCTGCCCATCGTGGACCTGCTCTACACGCCCATCAGCGAGGTGCTGATGGTGCGCCTGGGCGAGCTGGACCACGAGGGGCGCGTGCACGAGGGCGTGGCGCTGTTCCGCGAGAGCGTGGCGAAGCTCTCGCTCGCCTTCTTCCCGCTCGCCGCGTTCCTGTGCGCCGCGGCGCCCGAGTTCATCGGCGCGCTGTTCGGCCAGAAGTTCCTCGCCGCCGTGCCCCTGTTCCGGGTGAGCGTGCTCGGGGTGGCGCTCTCCATCCTGCCGGTGGACGGCGTGCTGCGCGCGCGCAAGGAGACGCGCCACATCTTCCGCGCCTACCTCGTCAAGGCGCTCGCCACGGTGCCGCTCGTGTACTTCGGCGTGAAGGGGCTCGGGATGATGGGCGGCATCCTCAGCTGGGTGGGCGCGGAGGCCATCGGCAAGGCGGTGCTGCTCTCGCGCGTGCCGCGGGCGCTGTCCTCGCCGGGGCACACCGTGACCTTCCGCGGGCTGCTGCCGCGCCGCGAGCTCCTGCAGGCGCTGGGCGCCGCGGTCGCCGCCGGGCTCGCGATCCCGCTCATGCGGGCGCTGTCCCCGGAGCTGCCGCTGTCCGGGGGGATGCTGGGCCGCGCGCTGCCGCTCGTCACCGCGAGCCTCGTGTTCGCCCTGGGCTACCTGGTGGCCCTGCAGGCCGCGGGGGTGCGGCCGGTGGCCGTGCTCGCGAGCTTCCGCAAGAAGGGGTAA
- the ahcY gene encoding adenosylhomocysteinase, with amino-acid sequence MQHRTQFPAHKIADISLAAWGRKEISMAEKEMPGLMSLRAQYKGKAPLKGARIAGSLHMTIQTAVLIETLKDLGAEVTWTSCNIFSTQDHAAAAIAQAGIPVFAWKGETVEEYDWCLEQQIYAFEGGKGPNMLLDDGGDLTILVHQKYPQLFEGKDGIKGLSEETTTGVHRLYEMSKAGKLKCPAINVNDSVTKSKFDNLYGCRESLMDGIKRATDTMVAGKVVVVAGYGDVGKGCADSARGLGARVLITEIDPICALQAAMEGYQVVTMEDAAPVGDIFVTATGCVDVITGEHMKVMKDEAILCNIGHFDSEIQISWLEKHPEIKEENIKPQVDHFIFPDGKRLTVLARGRLVNLACATGHPSFVMSNSFTNQVMAQLALWGAENHGQKFETGKVYVLPKKLDEMVARLHLEKVGAKLTTLSKAQADYLGVAAEGPFKPEHYRY; translated from the coding sequence ATGCAACACCGCACCCAGTTCCCCGCCCACAAGATCGCCGACATCTCCCTTGCCGCCTGGGGCCGCAAGGAGATCTCCATGGCCGAGAAGGAGATGCCCGGCCTCATGTCGCTGCGCGCCCAGTACAAGGGCAAGGCGCCGCTCAAGGGCGCGCGCATCGCGGGCTCCCTGCACATGACCATCCAGACGGCCGTGCTCATCGAGACGCTCAAGGACCTGGGCGCCGAGGTCACCTGGACCAGCTGCAACATCTTCAGCACCCAGGACCACGCGGCCGCCGCCATCGCGCAGGCGGGCATCCCCGTGTTCGCCTGGAAGGGCGAGACCGTGGAGGAGTACGACTGGTGCCTCGAGCAGCAGATCTACGCCTTCGAGGGCGGCAAGGGCCCGAACATGCTGCTGGACGACGGCGGCGACCTCACCATCCTCGTGCACCAGAAGTACCCCCAGCTCTTCGAGGGCAAGGACGGCATCAAGGGCCTCTCCGAGGAGACCACCACAGGCGTTCACCGGCTCTACGAGATGAGCAAGGCGGGCAAGCTCAAGTGCCCCGCCATCAACGTGAACGACTCGGTGACCAAGTCGAAGTTCGACAACCTCTACGGCTGCCGCGAGAGCCTGATGGACGGCATCAAGCGCGCGACCGACACCATGGTCGCGGGCAAGGTCGTGGTCGTCGCGGGCTACGGCGACGTGGGCAAGGGCTGCGCGGACAGCGCCCGCGGCCTCGGCGCGCGCGTGCTCATCACCGAGATCGACCCCATCTGCGCGCTGCAGGCCGCGATGGAGGGCTACCAGGTCGTGACCATGGAGGACGCCGCCCCCGTGGGTGACATCTTCGTCACCGCGACCGGCTGCGTGGACGTCATCACCGGCGAGCACATGAAGGTGATGAAGGACGAGGCCATCCTCTGCAACATCGGCCACTTCGACTCCGAGATTCAGATCTCCTGGCTGGAGAAGCACCCGGAGATCAAGGAGGAGAACATCAAGCCGCAGGTGGACCACTTCATCTTCCCGGACGGCAAGCGCCTCACGGTGCTCGCGCGCGGCCGCCTGGTGAACCTGGCCTGCGCCACCGGCCACCCCTCCTTCGTGATGAGCAACTCCTTCACCAACCAGGTGATGGCGCAGCTCGCGCTCTGGGGCGCGGAGAACCACGGCCAGAAGTTCGAGACCGGCAAGGTGTACGTGCTGCCCAAGAAGCTGGACGAGATGGTGGCCCGGCTGCACCTGGAGAAGGTGGGCGCGAAGCTCACCACGCTCTCCAAGGCGCAGGCGGACTACCTCGGCGTCGCCGCCGAGGGCCCCTTCAAGCCCGAGCACTACCGCTACTAG
- a CDS encoding methyltransferase codes for MPSATAHKSPVKSPPAGPTVGLSRVELYRLLADPGRLQLLALCAAEALSVGELAAVLRDSQPQVSRRAAPLRQAGLLSARRDGTRTWLEAELGEQPLDPVLADALAEGQRLCREDGSLARMAAVVAAREERGQAFFEAAPAEPAASAHPTHLAPLAALAPLLPGRALAVDVGAGDGPLLDVLAPLYGQVLAVERSRARLAACAARVAERGYANVGLIAGSYEDPELARRVSAAGGADLVFASRILHHASRPTQALASFARLLKPGGHLVVLDYAPHEDDEMREAQADVWLGFSPAELAARMGEVGLEVVAELPIPAPLHPGGEDAHLAWHAVVARAPLSQPSLSTPH; via the coding sequence GTGCCCTCTGCGACTGCCCACAAGAGCCCGGTGAAGAGCCCCCCGGCCGGCCCCACCGTGGGGCTGTCCCGGGTGGAGCTGTACCGGCTGCTCGCGGACCCGGGGCGCCTGCAGCTGCTCGCGCTGTGCGCCGCGGAGGCGCTCTCGGTAGGCGAGCTCGCGGCGGTGCTGCGCGACAGCCAGCCCCAGGTGAGCCGGCGCGCGGCGCCCCTGCGCCAGGCGGGGCTGCTCTCGGCGCGCCGCGACGGCACCCGCACCTGGCTCGAGGCGGAGCTGGGGGAGCAGCCGCTGGACCCGGTGCTGGCGGACGCGCTCGCGGAAGGCCAGCGCCTGTGCCGCGAGGACGGCAGCCTCGCGCGCATGGCCGCGGTGGTGGCGGCGCGCGAGGAGCGTGGCCAGGCCTTCTTCGAGGCGGCCCCGGCAGAGCCCGCCGCGAGCGCGCACCCCACGCACCTCGCGCCGCTCGCCGCGCTCGCGCCGCTCTTGCCCGGCCGCGCGCTCGCCGTGGACGTGGGCGCGGGAGACGGGCCCTTGCTGGACGTGCTCGCGCCGCTCTATGGCCAGGTGCTGGCGGTGGAGCGCAGCCGGGCGCGGCTCGCCGCCTGCGCCGCGCGCGTGGCCGAGCGCGGGTACGCGAACGTGGGGCTCATCGCGGGCAGCTACGAGGACCCGGAGCTCGCGCGGCGCGTCTCGGCCGCGGGCGGCGCGGACCTCGTCTTCGCCAGCCGCATCCTCCACCACGCGAGCCGCCCCACCCAGGCGCTCGCCTCCTTTGCCCGCCTGCTCAAGCCCGGCGGCCACCTCGTGGTGCTCGACTACGCGCCCCACGAGGACGATGAAATGCGCGAGGCGCAGGCGGATGTTTGGCTCGGGTTCAGTCCGGCCGAGCTGGCCGCGCGCATGGGCGAGGTGGGCCTGGAGGTGGTGGCGGAGCTGCCCATCCCGGCCCCCCTGCATCCCGGCGGCGAGGACGCGCACCTCGCCTGGCACGCCGTCGTCGCGCGCGCACCGCTTTCGCAACCCTCACTCAGCACGCCGCACTAA
- a CDS encoding class I SAM-dependent methyltransferase, which yields MQSLKPFALRPTEQVRARYAAGKVPITTLIEDYIHGRLDIEGDFRDFIGQRTHVASYRIVADHLKFMFTNFLPEVTLHTQAQDVRIGREHYDRGNDFFAAFLGPRMIYTSGFFTQKGQTLEQAQDQKMQLVCEKMQLQQGERYLDIGCGWGTLVATAAKQYGVDATGITIAEKGAAFGTERIAQYGVQDKARILTLDYRDIPAGPYNKISCLEMAEHVGVKNFQKFMRQVYGLLADDGLFYLQIAGLRAKQGALGFHIEDLVWGLFMSKYIFPGADASMPLSFVVENMEKAGFEVHSVENVGIHYSLTISRWYDNWMAHREQVTQTYGEWWFRLWQVFLGWSVHIAQQGSSTCFQIVANKNLDAFDRTRWIGGTNLGERDLEPAENAEQLEEPRRIG from the coding sequence ATGCAGAGCCTGAAGCCGTTTGCCCTCCGTCCGACCGAGCAGGTCCGCGCCCGCTACGCCGCCGGCAAGGTTCCGATCACCACCCTGATCGAGGACTACATCCACGGCCGCCTGGACATCGAGGGGGACTTCCGCGACTTCATCGGCCAGCGCACCCACGTGGCGAGCTACCGCATCGTGGCGGACCACCTGAAGTTCATGTTCACGAACTTCCTGCCCGAGGTGACGCTGCACACGCAGGCGCAGGACGTGCGCATCGGGCGTGAGCACTACGACCGGGGCAACGACTTCTTCGCCGCCTTCCTCGGGCCGCGGATGATCTACACCTCCGGCTTCTTCACCCAGAAGGGCCAGACGCTCGAGCAGGCGCAGGACCAGAAGATGCAACTGGTCTGCGAGAAGATGCAGCTGCAGCAGGGCGAGCGCTACCTGGACATCGGCTGCGGGTGGGGCACGCTGGTCGCCACCGCGGCGAAGCAGTACGGCGTGGACGCGACCGGCATCACCATCGCGGAGAAGGGCGCCGCCTTCGGCACCGAGCGCATCGCCCAGTACGGCGTGCAGGACAAGGCGCGCATCCTCACGCTCGACTACCGCGACATCCCGGCGGGGCCGTACAACAAGATCTCCTGCCTCGAGATGGCCGAGCACGTGGGCGTGAAGAACTTCCAGAAGTTCATGCGCCAGGTGTACGGGCTGCTCGCGGACGACGGCCTCTTCTACCTGCAGATCGCAGGGCTTCGCGCGAAGCAGGGCGCGCTGGGCTTCCACATCGAGGACCTGGTGTGGGGGCTCTTCATGAGCAAGTACATCTTCCCCGGCGCGGACGCCTCGATGCCGCTCTCCTTCGTGGTGGAGAACATGGAGAAGGCGGGCTTCGAGGTGCACAGCGTGGAGAACGTGGGCATCCACTACTCGCTCACCATCTCGCGCTGGTACGACAACTGGATGGCGCACCGCGAGCAGGTCACCCAGACCTACGGCGAGTGGTGGTTCCGCCTGTGGCAGGTGTTCCTCGGCTGGAGCGTGCACATCGCCCAGCAGGGCAGCAGCACCTGCTTCCAGATCGTGGCGAACAAGAACCTGGACGCCTTCGACCGCACCCGCTGGATCGGCGGGACGAACCTCGGCGAGCGCGACCTCGAGCCCGCGGAGAATGCGGAGCAGCTCGAGGAGCCGCGCCGCATCGGCTAG
- a CDS encoding bifunctional 5,10-methylenetetrahydrofolate dehydrogenase/5,10-methenyltetrahydrofolate cyclohydrolase — protein sequence MARVLYGKPVVEEIERRVRPEVEALKARHGITPTLVVVQVGGDPASTRYVGRKLQSCEKLGMRALHHILPPEISVEALRDEVAKVGARTDVHGVLVQLPLPRSIEEPDLRNGADPLDKFDVLDAIPPEKDVDGIAGGSVPELYRARTRRLRYLPSTALAVKRLMDHYRVETRGKRAVVIGRNDITSKPIMLMLGGRMCDAAVTWLHRHVSPELQKEALQRADIVVSAVGRADYRLTPELLKPGVVLIDVATRVTDEGKLVGDADYEPVSQLASAITPVPGGVGPVTVAALMENTLRAARFAAGETALGYDFYPGPALE from the coding sequence ATGGCGCGGGTCCTGTACGGCAAACCGGTGGTCGAGGAAATCGAGCGGCGGGTGCGCCCCGAGGTCGAGGCGCTCAAGGCGCGCCACGGCATCACCCCCACGCTGGTGGTGGTGCAGGTGGGCGGCGACCCCGCGAGCACCCGCTACGTGGGGCGCAAGCTGCAGTCCTGCGAGAAGCTGGGGATGCGCGCCCTCCACCACATCCTGCCCCCGGAGATCTCCGTCGAGGCCCTGCGCGACGAGGTGGCGAAGGTGGGCGCGCGCACGGACGTGCACGGCGTGCTCGTGCAGCTGCCCCTGCCGCGCAGCATCGAGGAGCCGGACCTGCGCAACGGCGCGGACCCGCTCGACAAGTTCGACGTGCTGGACGCGATCCCCCCCGAGAAGGACGTGGACGGCATCGCGGGCGGCTCGGTGCCCGAGCTCTACCGTGCCCGCACGCGGCGCCTGCGCTACCTGCCCTCCACCGCGCTCGCGGTGAAGCGGCTGATGGACCACTACCGGGTCGAGACGCGCGGCAAGCGCGCCGTGGTCATCGGGCGCAACGACATCACGAGCAAGCCCATCATGCTGATGCTCGGCGGGCGCATGTGCGACGCGGCCGTCACCTGGCTGCACCGCCACGTCTCCCCGGAGCTGCAGAAGGAGGCGCTGCAGCGCGCGGACATCGTGGTCTCCGCGGTGGGGCGCGCCGACTACCGGCTCACGCCCGAGCTGCTCAAGCCAGGCGTGGTGCTCATCGACGTGGCCACCCGCGTGACGGACGAGGGCAAGCTGGTGGGGGACGCGGACTACGAGCCGGTGAGCCAGCTCGCCTCCGCCATCACCCCGGTGCCCGGCGGCGTGGGCCCCGTCACCGTGGCCGCGCTGATGGAGAACACCCTGCGCGCGGCCCGCTTCGCTGCGGGCGAGACGGCCCTGGGCTACGACTTCTACCCAGGGCCCGCGCTCGAGTAG